One part of the Vicugna pacos chromosome 20, VicPac4, whole genome shotgun sequence genome encodes these proteins:
- the LOC140687547 gene encoding trafficking protein particle complex subunit 9-like: MQCAEDYETLPVVVQPVGIISEENFFCIYKRISSVSQISPCGSQWALCIHYRHHYAPENGWSDFQTHCKFVGLVTITDCLSAKGFEKLHVQRS, encoded by the coding sequence ATGCAGTGTGCTGAAGACTATGAGACTCTTCCCgtggtggtccaacccgtggggatcatctcagaggagaatttcttttgcatctataagcgaatctcctcggtgagccagatcagcccgtgcggctcccagtgggcactctgtatccactacaggcaccactatgcgcccgagaatgggtggagcgacttccagacccactgcaagttcgtgggccttgtcaccattaccgactgcctctcggccaagggcttcgagaagctccacgtgcagaggagctga